From the Globicephala melas chromosome 8, mGloMel1.2, whole genome shotgun sequence genome, the window ctgtaCTGGGAAGATGAAGACATTAGGAAGTATATTTGCAGTGGTAGAAGGTGAAAATTGGCTAGATTTAGTTTCCCAGACTTAAAGTCAATTGACAAGACATAATagtgaaaaatcaagaaacaaccgcatgttatttagaaatataaagaccaaaacaaaaaaaagaaaaaatagaaagaaagacttGTTAATAGCagcatgaataaaaataaataagattgacTTCTTGCCCTCTAGGAGTTTACAGTTTAAATGAAGGTACGCATGTAAACTCACTGTATAGAAATGGGAGAAGATAAATGCAGAAGATGCTTCAGCAGCACACAGAGAAGGCACTTTAGGTTCTGGGAGTAGAGACAGGAGAAGAGGTCAAAATAGATGTCCTATCAGAAATGATGACAGAACAAGTCTCGGAGCATGAGTAAGTGGTATCCAAGTGAGAACAAGGGAGAAGGCATTTCAGGCAGATGAAATGGCATGAAGCCAAGAAATCATCAAAATGCATGAGAAGTACTACTAGAGAGTAAAATTCAAGAAGTAGACACATGGGAGAAAAGGCTGTGGACACCAAATTTGGGGAGCAGACCCTAGAAGGCTCTTTCTGAGGAATTTGCATCTGTGTTGAGAGAGAAGCTAAACAAGGGAATACAGCATTTTCACAAGTAATTCCATATAAAATGTATGAAGAATAGATTTCCAGAGAAGATAGATGTGGCAGGCAAAATTCTGAAACATGACCCGCCCCCcaatgtcttttcctcttgtatAATCTCCTCTTATTTGAATGTGGAAGGAACCATATATATAACGATATATCACTTTAGGGATTATGCATGTTATATGGTACAGTTGACCTTAAATTAGGGAGATTATCAGGGCAGGCCTAATGTAATCACATGAGCATATTAAAACCAGAGAGTTTTTCTCAAGCTAGTGGCAGAAGGGGAAGTCGACGAGATTCAAAGCACAGCAAGGATTCTCCATTTACCGCCAGGTTGAAGACAAGAGGGCCACGTGATGAGGAATGCAGGCAACCTCTAGAAGCTGAGAGTGacccccagctgacagccagcaagggaATGGAGCTCTCAGTTCTACAACTACAGGAACTGAGTTCttccaacaacctgaatgagtttggaaacagattcttcccccagagcctccagaagggaatgcagccctgcccacatcCTGATTTCGGCCTGGGCAGAGAATCCAGCCATGTGATTCCATACCAGACTTCTAATTTACAGAACTATGACTAATAAGTGggtgttcttttaagccactaagtttatgataatttattacacatcaataaattcttaatGTGAACTGATAGTTGGAGAAGAACATTGAGTCCCAAATGTGCCAATATCAACTTACTAACAAAAGATGtaaacacaggctcagtaatttcTTCCCTAAGGAGCCTGATCAAACTGTGATCCTAAATGAGGCTCATTTTCCAAGCTTCCAAACAAGCTGCTGAGATCCACAGAGAATAAGATGCGTTCACACTATTAGGCCGCTGATGGTTTGGAGACATAAAGCTGATGCATTTGCCTTGCCCTGAAGACATATGCGAATCTACAGACAGAAGGGATGTTGCCTCCACCTTTGTCAAAACCTCTGTCTCCTTCCGGCCAGTGAAGGGAAAAGAGTACATAAGGCCTGGTAGTAGTGAAGTCTCCAGGTTGAAGGAAGTTGGGTGGCGAGGCTTCTCCGTTCTGATGTTTTCATTCCCACTGCTACAGCAGTGGAGAGATGTGGGAGGCCACCTGCCCTTCTTAAACAATCCATTGTGATTTTGGGGTAAGATTGGTTAAAGGGAATGGGTGGGAGGAAGGCAGGATCGTAGGGGACACTCTCAGTACTTTTGCTAAGCCTGGTGCTGAGTTTCTGAAAGGTAGGAGGAAGAGAATAGGTTGAGCAGTGGGCACAGTGGGGATCACAGTGACCTCACTGTCCCAAGCTTCAGGAATTTCCATCGCAAGGAGTCCCGGGTACCACTCTGGACTCCTTTCCTCTCTTGCTGTATGGCCTTGGCCAGCCTACTCATCTCTTCAAGATATTTTTCCTTATCTCTCAGATGTGGACATCACTTTGGACCCCTGCTGAAAGACTTTATCCTGGATCGTGTCAGCCCAAGGGAGGTGAGGAGTTGCAGCTGAGATTTGAAAACATGGAAGGAAAGGACAGCTGAGAGAAGAAAGTTGAAAGATACGGAGTTGTCACTCTGGCTCTTCTAGAGTGCTGTCCCAGCAGTCACCCTTGAGCCCCCATGGAACAAGTCCTCGGTCTAGAAAGAAAGGATTTCAGTCTCTTCTTGATGTGACATTGTTCTCTCATTTCCTCACAGATCACACCCCTGCCGATAATGTCTGTGGAAAATGGCTCAGTTCATCCTGGTAGGACTTACAGACCAAAGTCAACTCCAGAtacccctcttcttcctcttcttattgaACTGTATGGTCACTGTGGTAGGGAATTTGAGCTTAATTAATCAGATATGCCTGAACTCTCATCTTCACACTCCCAAGTATTTTTTGGTCTTCAACCTGTCCTTCATAGATCTCTGCCACTCCTTGGTCATTACGCCTAAACTGCTGATGAGCTTTGTGTCAGAGAACATCATCTCCTTTGCAGGGTGCATGACTctgttgggtttttcttttctgtttctttgtccaTTCTGAATGCTATGTGTTGACAGCCATGGCCTATGATCGCTGTGTGTCCATCTGTAAGCCCCTTTTGTACACAGTCACCATGTCCCCTCAGGTCTCTTCTTTGCTGATGTTTGGTTCATATGTAATGGTGTTTGCCGGTGCCATGGCCCACACAGGGCACATGGTCCAATTATCCTTTTGTGATTCCAGCATCACCAACCATTACATGTGTGAcatcttccccctcctccagctgTCCTGCAGCAGCACTGATGCCAGTGAGCTGGTGGATTCCATTATTGTGAGCACAGTTATAATAATATGTagcttcattatttttgtttcttatggTTTGATCCTCTCCAGTATCCTCCACATCTCATCAGCTCAGTGTTGGTCCAAAGccctcagtacttgtggctcccACATAATAACTGTTTGCCCTCTTCTATGGTTCTGGGTTGTTTACACATCTCAAGACCTTTTCTGATGGTTCTGTGGGCCAGGGGGAGTTCTTCTCAGTATTTTATACCAATGTAGTCCCCATGTTGAACCTCCTCATCTATAGTCTAAGGAACAAGGATGTCAAACTTGCTCTGAAGAAAACCCTAAAGAGAGTTGCGAACTAAGCAGAACCAGTATTGCTgggttgttgtgtgtgtgtgtgtgtgtgtgtgtgtgtgtgtgtgtgtgtgtgtgtgtgtgagaatgtgTTTCCCCATAATTTTCTTCAGAACAAGGTTTTTGCCTTAGATCCTTTTTTCTGCCTAATCATGCCATTTAAACATGCAAATATTATTGAGTCTCATGATTGTTCTCAGTTCCATGCTTACTCACTGAATGAGCTTTATTCTTAACAGTGGGCTCCAGAGACTCAGCTTGATTCCTACTCCTTTTCACACCACCTCCCACTTTGCTTCTTTCCATGTACTTTTCATACATCAGCATGAATGTGGTCTGATGCGGCCACCCCTCTTTGTTTTCCCTAAAAACAATGTTAATGTAGccctttctgttttttaaccATTTGAGGAGTTCCTTCTGTGTAAGTTataaattttctagaatttcagtGCTCTTTTAGTCATGGTTTCTATAGTACTGCATTTCCAAACTCAGCAAAGCTTCAATAGTATCTATGAGATATTTATGCTTAGTTAACAGGGATCACAAGTATTAGCTTATAAGTATGGAATGTGTTAATACCAATTAGGAACTGAGAGAAATGAACCTAGTTACTTTAAATCAATTTAGTCTGACTCGTTGTAATAGCATCAGGGGtatgatgtatatgtatatatacatgtatcagaTATGTACATAATATGTAATGTACATGTACATAATTTTGTTTACATCTCTGCCTAATCAAATAGAATTTGACCACCTAGTGTTTACTCCTTTCTCCTATATGGTTAGACTAGACTctggtaaaataaatattcatgaaattaATAGTTTGAACTTGTTTGATAAAGATGTTTTCTCTAAAGCAAACTAAAAGTTTTTGTTAGtaaaaacttcctttttttcagaaaatgagTTTTCTTAAAATTCGTGGCCATAAATCTTCAAAACGGTGAAGAGTCTGGTTTGATACAGTAGAAGGAAATGCCATTCTTTTTTCAGTTTGAAGTATAGCCTTCTGCATTTCCga encodes:
- the LOC115841432 gene encoding LOW QUALITY PROTEIN: olfactory receptor 8C8-like (The sequence of the model RefSeq protein was modified relative to this genomic sequence to represent the inferred CDS: deleted 2 bases in 2 codons) — protein: MAQFILVGLTDQSQLQIPLFFLFLLNCMVTVVGNLSLINQICLNSHLHTPKYFLVFNLSFIDLCHSLVITPKLLMSFVSENIISFAGCMTLLVFLFCFFVHSECYVLTAMAYDRCVSICKPLLYTVTMSPQVSSLLMFGSYVMVFAGAMAHTGHMVQLSFCDSSITNHYMCDIFPLLQLSCSSTDASELVDSIIVSTVIIICSFIIFVSYGLILSSILHISSAQCWSKALSTCGSHIITVALFYGSGLFTHLKTFSDGSVGQGEFFSVFYTNVVPMLNLLIYSLRNKDVKLALKKTLKRVAN